The window TAAAAAATTACGCAAAACACATCACCCCGTATTGAGTAATATATTCCTTGCAGTTCAAGGGTTTAAAACAATTGCATTTTATGTCCCAGTTTTCAAGGATTCTATTTTCGCGGGTGGATTGGCTGTTCTGGTTCGGTTTGATGAACTTACTAAGAATTCATTGAAAGAAATAAGCATTAAGGAAAGTGGATTCGCCTGGTTAATGAATCAGGAAGGTACAATACTTTATCATCCTAATTCCAATTATCTTAACAAACCAGCATTGGATGTATTCAGGGATTCAGAATCAGCAATAAGTATGATTAAAAAAATATTAAAAGGTGAGTCAGGCATTGCGTCATACGAAAGCCATTTGCCGGGTGATAAAGACAGTAAAATGGAAGCTTTATATTATCCGGTTAAAATTGTTGATAATCTTTGGACCATTATTGTTGCAACGCCACGGATAGAAGTAATTAAAGATATGAAGGGATTTCTGATAAAATGGTCTACGATATCGATCCTTCTAATAACAGGAATTGTTTACTTTTCCTTCAATATTATTAAAGCAAAAACTGTAATACGTGAAGAAGTTGAACGCAAAAAAGCAGCACAGGCATTGGCAAGCTCAGAAAAAAAATTTCGCACATTAGTTGAAGTTTCCCCAGACTCAATTATTCTAACGGATTTATCCGGAAATATTAAAATCTGTAATCATAAAACTGTCCAAATACTTGGCTATATGAATACAGATGAATTAATTAATAAAAATGTAACTGATCTTGTTGCGCCGGAAGATAAAACTAAGGTAAATAATTTATTGCAGAAAACTATTAATAAAGAAATATCGGGCGAATTGGAATTATGTTTTTTCAGAAAGAATGGTTCTTCATTTACGGTTGAGGTAAATACTGCTGTGCTTCTTAATGAGCAGGAGCAACCAATTGCAATTGCAGCTATAGCACGGGACGTAACTGAAAGGAAAAAGAATCAGGAAGCATTAACCGAAGCCAAGGAAAAAGCTGAAAAATCTGATACATTGAAATCAGAATTTTTAGCCCAGATGTCTCATGAAATAAGAAGTCCAATAAATACAATTCTAAGTTTTGCAAGCTTATTAAAAGAAGAGATTCATGATACCGTTTCAGACGATTTGAAAATTAGTTTTTCGGGTATTGATAATGCTGGCAAACGAATTATTAGAACAATAGACATGATTCTGAATATGTCAGAAATTCAAATTGGAACCTACGAACCAGTTTTTCACCAGGTAAATTTATTTAAAGATATTTTGGAAAAACTATTTGTAGAGTTTAAACAAACTGCCAGCGATAAAGGTCTGGAATTATTTTTAATAAACAATATTCCACATAAAGATATTTTTATTTATGCAGATGAATATACGCTTGTCCAAATTTTCGATAATCTCATAAATAATGCAATTAAGTATACTGATAGCGGA of the Ignavibacteriales bacterium genome contains:
- a CDS encoding PAS domain S-box protein produces the protein MLVISGVYLLYSAFKDVEEEAVKQLHQQQLVHAIQAANNIREFFTNYHTRLNYFAQKKSVLKMDIEGKLLVEHFYKSNSHELNAVTRVDSSGKIMFTIPENRKLIGSDISFQEHIKKLRKTHHPVLSNIFLAVQGFKTIAFYVPVFKDSIFAGGLAVLVRFDELTKNSLKEISIKESGFAWLMNQEGTILYHPNSNYLNKPALDVFRDSESAISMIKKILKGESGIASYESHLPGDKDSKMEALYYPVKIVDNLWTIIVATPRIEVIKDMKGFLIKWSTISILLITGIVYFSFNIIKAKTVIREEVERKKAAQALASSEKKFRTLVEVSPDSIILTDLSGNIKICNHKTVQILGYMNTDELINKNVTDLVAPEDKTKVNNLLQKTINKEISGELELCFFRKNGSSFTVEVNTAVLLNEQEQPIAIAAIARDVTERKKNQEALTEAKEKAEKSDTLKSEFLAQMSHEIRSPINTILSFASLLKEEIHDTVSDDLKISFSGIDNAGKRIIRTIDMILNMSEIQIGTYEPVFHQVNLFKDILEKLFVEFKQTASDKGLELFLINNIPHKDIFIYADEYTLVQIFDNLINNAIKYTDSGSVQIIISNIQSTKILIEIKDTGIGISDEFIPRLFEPFGQEEQGYTRRYEGNGLGLALVKKYCDINNLDLEVESEKGIGSNFKVIYKMI